The Streptomyces achromogenes genome window below encodes:
- a CDS encoding CpaF family protein produces the protein MSLRARITSPDEHGGRGEDGHLVTSYRAKLLEEIDLAEMSALAAAERRARLERVLGHIISREGPVLSTGERAQLIRRVVDEALGLGILEPLLEDASITEIMVNGPDAIFVERGGRVEQLPLRFASNDQLMQTIERIVSTVNRRVDETNPMVDARLPSGERVNVIIPPLSLTGPILTIRRFPRSFTLHELVGFGSLDEQMLYLLAGLVQAKFNVIVSGATGTGKTTLLNALSGLIPDGERIITIEDSAELQLQQSHVIRLESRPPNVEGNGRITIRDLVRNSLRMRPDRIVVGEVRGGESLDMLQAMSTGHDGSLATVHANSAEDALMRLQTLASMSDVEIPFVALHDQINSAVDVVVQLTRFADGARRVTEIALLDSHGGEPYRLATIARFNARPMSADGRIDGAFEYFPLPRRTADRLYMASQPIPQAFGVARDALELTTREAR, from the coding sequence ATGAGCCTGCGGGCGCGCATCACCTCCCCCGACGAGCACGGCGGGCGCGGCGAGGACGGCCACCTGGTCACGTCCTACCGGGCCAAACTCCTCGAGGAGATCGACCTCGCCGAGATGAGCGCGCTGGCGGCGGCCGAACGCCGGGCGCGGCTGGAGCGGGTGCTGGGACACATCATCAGCCGTGAGGGCCCGGTGCTGTCCACCGGGGAACGCGCGCAGCTGATCCGCCGGGTCGTCGACGAGGCGCTCGGCCTCGGCATCCTGGAGCCACTGCTCGAGGACGCGTCGATCACCGAGATCATGGTCAACGGACCGGACGCGATCTTCGTCGAACGCGGCGGCCGGGTGGAGCAGCTTCCCCTCCGCTTCGCGTCGAACGACCAGCTGATGCAGACGATCGAACGCATCGTCTCGACGGTCAACCGGCGGGTGGACGAGACGAACCCGATGGTCGACGCCCGCCTCCCGTCCGGCGAGCGCGTCAACGTGATCATCCCCCCGCTGTCGCTCACCGGCCCCATCCTCACGATCCGCCGCTTCCCCCGCTCCTTCACCCTGCACGAGCTGGTCGGCTTCGGCTCGCTGGACGAGCAGATGCTGTACCTGCTCGCCGGACTGGTGCAGGCGAAGTTCAACGTGATCGTCTCGGGCGCGACCGGCACCGGCAAGACGACGCTGCTGAACGCGCTCTCCGGCCTGATCCCGGACGGCGAACGCATCATCACCATCGAGGACTCGGCGGAACTGCAGCTCCAGCAGTCCCATGTGATCCGCCTGGAGTCCCGCCCGCCGAACGTGGAGGGCAACGGCCGCATCACCATCCGCGACCTGGTCCGCAACTCCCTGCGGATGCGCCCCGACCGGATCGTCGTCGGCGAGGTCCGCGGCGGCGAGTCCCTCGACATGCTCCAGGCGATGTCGACGGGCCACGACGGCTCCCTCGCCACCGTCCACGCCAACAGCGCCGAGGACGCGCTGATGCGGCTGCAGACCCTCGCCTCGATGTCGGACGTCGAGATCCCCTTCGTCGCGCTGCACGACCAGATCAACAGCGCGGTGGACGTCGTCGTCCAGCTCACCCGCTTCGCCGACGGCGCCCGCCGCGTCACCGAGATCGCCCTGCTGGACAGTCATGGCGGAGAGCCGTACCGGCTGGCGACGATCGCCCGTTTCAACGCCCGGCCGATGAGCGCCGACGGCCGTATCGACGGCGCCTTCGAGTACTTCCCCCTCCCACGCCGCACCGCGGACCGGCTCTACATGGCGAGCCAGCCGATCCCGCAGGCGTTCGGGGTCGCGCGTGACGCACTCGAACTGACCACAAGGGAAGCCCGGTAA
- a CDS encoding sensor histidine kinase, with translation MKPPPTDPPTPHRPSPLNPPIPIQVNALQAMSRQVFGFRLAMIAVAAPAALLNAAPGMGVRLVGAAVVVTFMGSYVLFRDWERFGPLLLRHPSLLVADTLLGALLLVSAGPGTTLAYVSVCTPLLAGIVYGWRGAACFASLQSLILLLVHAALRHGPDVSVAERLLLPGLCVITGAMGSTLRGLMLRFGAATHALTEVKARLAVTEAVAAERARLAREMHDSVAKTLHGVALAADALARSAGSPDTDPARVRRHAELIARAARQAAAESRELLTDLRREKSEDSARGVDVLPELAARTRDFALRTGLPASYHATGDRATLPVPPAVARHLLTITSEAMDNVRRHADPTRVAVHAGVHGDRLCISVYDDGRGLPDGTTLEELRRSGHFGLVGMVERAAAIGARIHIGRGAHPGGTEVRLELPLTASRT, from the coding sequence ATGAAGCCTCCGCCGACGGATCCGCCCACGCCCCATCGGCCCAGCCCGCTCAATCCGCCCATCCCGATCCAGGTCAACGCGCTGCAGGCGATGTCCCGGCAGGTCTTCGGCTTCCGGCTGGCCATGATCGCCGTCGCGGCCCCGGCCGCCCTCCTCAACGCGGCCCCGGGAATGGGCGTCCGACTGGTGGGTGCGGCGGTCGTCGTCACCTTCATGGGCTCGTACGTCCTCTTCCGCGACTGGGAACGCTTCGGCCCCCTCCTGCTGAGACACCCCTCGCTGCTCGTCGCGGACACCCTCCTCGGCGCCCTGCTGCTGGTCTCCGCGGGCCCGGGCACGACACTCGCCTACGTCAGCGTCTGCACGCCGCTGCTGGCCGGCATCGTCTACGGCTGGCGGGGCGCCGCCTGCTTCGCCTCCCTCCAGTCGCTGATCCTGCTGCTCGTCCACGCGGCGCTGCGGCACGGGCCGGATGTGAGCGTGGCGGAACGGCTGCTGCTGCCCGGCCTCTGCGTCATCACGGGGGCGATGGGCTCCACCCTGCGCGGGCTGATGCTCCGCTTCGGCGCGGCGACGCACGCCCTGACCGAGGTCAAGGCGCGCCTCGCCGTCACCGAGGCGGTCGCCGCGGAACGTGCCCGACTGGCCCGGGAGATGCACGACTCGGTCGCCAAGACGCTGCACGGCGTGGCGCTCGCCGCAGACGCCCTGGCCCGCTCGGCGGGCTCGCCCGACACGGACCCCGCCCGGGTGCGCCGGCACGCCGAGCTGATCGCGCGCGCCGCACGTCAGGCCGCCGCGGAGTCCCGCGAACTCCTCACCGACCTGCGCCGCGAGAAGTCGGAAGACTCCGCTCGGGGTGTCGATGTGCTGCCCGAACTGGCGGCCCGAACACGGGACTTCGCCCTCCGCACGGGCCTGCCGGCCAGCTACCACGCCACCGGCGACCGGGCGACGCTTCCCGTGCCGCCCGCCGTGGCCCGCCATCTCCTCACGATCACCTCGGAAGCCATGGACAACGTCCGGCGCCACGCCGACCCGACCCGCGTCGCCGTGCACGCGGGCGTCCACGGCGACCGCCTGTGCATCAGCGTCTACGACGACGGCCGCGGCCTGCCCGACGGCACCACACTCGAAGAACTGCGCCGATCCGGTCACTTCGGCCTGGTCGGCATGGTGGAGCGGGCCGCCGCCATCGGCGCCCGCATCCACATCGGCCGCGGCGCACACCCCGGGGGCACCGAAGTCCGCCTCGAACTCCCCCTGACGGCGTCCCGCACGTGA
- a CDS encoding TadE/TadG family type IV pilus assembly protein produces MEYLGFLPVLLAVALAAVQLGLIAYAAQQAGTAARTGARSASLREDYAGDCARAVSSWLDASCAPPSYSDKEVQVTSTVVIPSVIPGIGFGEAHRTATMPLDH; encoded by the coding sequence ATCGAGTACCTAGGCTTCCTGCCCGTCCTCCTCGCCGTCGCCCTGGCCGCCGTCCAGCTCGGGCTGATCGCGTACGCGGCGCAGCAGGCCGGGACCGCGGCGCGCACCGGGGCGCGCAGCGCGTCCCTGCGCGAGGACTACGCCGGGGACTGCGCACGGGCGGTCAGCAGCTGGCTGGACGCCAGTTGCGCGCCCCCCTCGTACTCCGACAAGGAGGTCCAGGTCACCTCCACCGTCGTCATCCCGTCCGTCATCCCCGGCATCGGATTCGGAGAGGCTCACAGGACGGCCACCATGCCACTCGACCACTGA
- a CDS encoding TadE/TadG family type IV pilus assembly protein, whose translation MTARRTRAFLAGDRGQVTVEFLGMLPTIIVTLVVVWQFVLLGYTYTLAGNAADEAVRAGTAAYPGARSAACAQAGRDKLGDAWEGGAEVSCGGSGFVTAEVTLHVPVLVPGLIDFPFPVRAHAGAVEEEDGD comes from the coding sequence ATGACCGCACGGCGGACGAGGGCGTTCCTCGCGGGAGACCGGGGCCAGGTCACCGTCGAGTTCCTCGGCATGCTCCCGACGATCATCGTGACCCTGGTGGTGGTGTGGCAGTTCGTCCTCCTGGGATACACGTACACGCTCGCGGGGAATGCTGCCGACGAGGCGGTGCGGGCGGGCACGGCCGCGTATCCGGGGGCGCGGTCGGCGGCCTGCGCACAGGCGGGCAGGGACAAGCTGGGGGACGCGTGGGAGGGCGGCGCCGAGGTGAGCTGCGGCGGCAGCGGCTTCGTGACGGCCGAGGTCACGCTGCACGTCCCCGTCCTGGTCCCGGGCCTGATCGACTTCCCGTTCCCGGTGCGCGCCCACGCGGGCGCGGTCGAGGAAGAGGACGGCGACTGA
- a CDS encoding type II secretion system F family protein — protein MDLDTLITLTTGVALLTCALAVAGVHAYARGRAQRAELVERLTSAGQVHGGGRRRRFHTLDRRLRRTGTGRRLELKLAATGLDVTPGEFSVYLLAAVAGLWLVGQATLAPFFGPIAGLLGVWAAWQFLTWQRQKRIEKFINQLPELARILANATHAGLALRTAIGMAAEELEAPAGEELAKVANQLAVGHSMDDALGELAERLPSRELVVLVTTLVLSNRAGGQVVGALRNLTETLEERKETRREVRTQLSQVNMTAYAVPVLGVGSLFLMNGVKDGALERMTGSPVGQGAVVIAFALYAVGFVLIRRMSRIDV, from the coding sequence ATGGACCTCGACACCCTCATCACCCTCACCACCGGTGTGGCCCTGCTGACCTGCGCCCTGGCCGTCGCCGGCGTGCACGCCTACGCCCGGGGCCGGGCCCAGCGCGCCGAACTGGTGGAACGCCTGACCTCCGCCGGGCAGGTGCACGGCGGTGGCCGCCGACGGCGCTTCCACACCCTGGACCGGCGGCTGCGCCGCACCGGCACCGGGCGCAGGCTGGAACTGAAGCTCGCGGCGACGGGGCTGGACGTGACGCCGGGTGAGTTCTCCGTCTACCTGCTGGCCGCGGTGGCCGGCCTGTGGCTCGTCGGCCAGGCCACCCTCGCCCCCTTCTTCGGGCCGATCGCCGGCCTGCTCGGCGTCTGGGCGGCCTGGCAGTTCCTGACCTGGCAGCGTCAGAAACGCATCGAGAAGTTCATCAACCAACTCCCCGAGCTGGCCCGCATCCTGGCCAACGCGACCCACGCCGGGCTGGCGCTGCGCACGGCGATCGGCATGGCGGCGGAGGAGCTGGAAGCGCCGGCCGGTGAGGAACTGGCCAAGGTCGCCAACCAGTTGGCCGTGGGCCACTCCATGGACGACGCCCTGGGTGAACTCGCCGAGCGTCTGCCCTCCCGCGAACTGGTCGTCCTCGTCACCACCCTGGTCCTCTCCAACCGGGCCGGCGGCCAGGTCGTCGGGGCGCTGCGCAACCTGACGGAGACGCTGGAGGAACGCAAGGAGACCCGACGCGAGGTGCGCACCCAACTGTCCCAGGTGAACATGACGGCGTACGCGGTGCCGGTGCTGGGGGTGGGCTCCCTCTTCCTCATGAACGGCGTCAAGGACGGCGCCCTGGAGCGCATGACCGGCTCCCCGGTCGGCCAGGGCGCCGTGGTCATCGCCTTCGCCCTGTACGCGGTCGGCTTCGTCCTCATCCGCCGCATGTCCCGTATCGACGTCTGA
- a CDS encoding winged helix-turn-helix domain-containing protein produces the protein MSDRSEVPEFNPQGSQLIYVAVANHVEARIRSGELRPGVRLSAERDLAQEYGVAYLTVRRAAQVLRDRGLIETVHGRGTFVADPLPESGNSEPPQE, from the coding sequence GTGAGTGACCGCAGTGAGGTGCCCGAGTTCAACCCGCAGGGGTCCCAGCTCATCTATGTCGCCGTGGCCAACCATGTCGAGGCGAGGATCCGCAGCGGAGAGCTCCGGCCCGGCGTCCGGCTGTCAGCCGAACGCGACCTCGCACAGGAATACGGCGTCGCCTACCTCACCGTCCGGCGGGCAGCTCAGGTTCTGCGCGACCGGGGACTCATCGAGACGGTTCACGGCCGCGGCACGTTCGTCGCCGACCCACTGCCCGAGTCCGGGAACAGCGAGCCGCCGCAAGAGTGA
- a CDS encoding AAA family ATPase: MPTRILPAVGDADAVRSLTTLLSQLPDAEPVAPVADSTQLVDTLARLAAESVDELPEVVVVHERIGPVPALELVREVALRFPAVGVVLVTTDAGPGLFAAAMDAGARGLVTLPLSYEDLANRVQAVATWSVGVRRHLGHGGDVFTGAGGTVVTVSGAKGGVGATLTAVQLALAAQASGRPTALVDLDLQAGDVASYLDVQFRRSVVDLAAIADISPRILAEAVFRHDSGVALLLAPGEGERGEEVTDRAARQILGALRSRYEVVVVDCGAQLAGAGAAAVELADRALLVTTPDVVAVRGAKRTVRMWDRLQIRKAEETTVVVNRNSRSTEIQPPLIQKITGTAVAATTVPANFRELQAAVDAGRIDALDAKGAVRQALWALAGELGLVKAPETALVRRGGGRARGADRGPAGFRRRKE; the protein is encoded by the coding sequence ATGCCCACGAGGATCCTCCCGGCCGTCGGCGACGCGGACGCGGTCCGTTCCCTCACCACCCTGCTCAGCCAGCTCCCCGACGCCGAGCCGGTCGCCCCGGTCGCCGACTCCACCCAGCTGGTGGACACCCTCGCCCGGCTCGCCGCCGAGTCGGTCGACGAGCTCCCCGAGGTCGTCGTCGTCCACGAGCGCATCGGCCCGGTGCCGGCGCTGGAACTCGTCCGCGAGGTCGCCCTGCGCTTCCCGGCGGTCGGCGTCGTCCTCGTCACCACCGACGCGGGGCCCGGCCTCTTCGCCGCCGCCATGGACGCCGGCGCGCGCGGCCTGGTCACCCTGCCGCTGAGCTACGAGGACCTCGCGAACCGCGTGCAGGCCGTCGCCACGTGGTCGGTCGGGGTACGGCGTCATCTCGGCCACGGCGGCGACGTGTTCACCGGCGCGGGCGGCACCGTAGTCACCGTCAGCGGCGCGAAGGGAGGCGTCGGCGCGACCCTCACCGCCGTCCAGCTCGCCCTCGCCGCCCAGGCGTCCGGCCGTCCCACCGCCCTCGTCGACCTCGACCTCCAGGCCGGCGACGTCGCCTCCTACCTGGACGTCCAGTTCCGCCGTTCGGTCGTCGACCTCGCCGCCATCGCCGACATCTCGCCCCGCATCCTCGCCGAGGCCGTCTTCCGCCACGACAGCGGCGTGGCGCTCCTGCTCGCCCCCGGCGAGGGCGAACGCGGCGAGGAGGTCACCGACCGGGCCGCCCGCCAGATCCTGGGCGCGCTGCGCTCCCGCTACGAGGTCGTCGTCGTCGACTGCGGCGCCCAGCTGGCCGGCGCCGGAGCCGCCGCCGTCGAACTCGCCGACCGCGCCCTGCTCGTCACCACCCCCGACGTGGTCGCCGTGCGCGGCGCCAAACGCACCGTGCGCATGTGGGACCGGCTGCAGATCCGCAAGGCCGAGGAGACGACCGTGGTCGTCAACCGCAACAGCCGCAGCACGGAGATCCAGCCCCCGCTCATCCAGAAGATCACCGGCACGGCCGTCGCCGCGACCACGGTGCCCGCCAACTTCCGCGAACTCCAGGCCGCCGTCGACGCCGGCCGGATCGACGCCCTCGACGCCAAGGGCGCCGTCCGGCAGGCCCTGTGGGCGCTCGCGGGGGAACTCGGGCTGGTCAAGGCGCCGGAGACGGCCCTGGTGCGCCGCGGCGGCGGACGCGCGCGCGGCGCGGACCGGGGGCCGGCCGGGTTCCGGCGGCGGAAGGAGTGA
- a CDS encoding pilus assembly protein TadG-related protein yields MRPPRGRGDAGQAFPIYITVVAGLLFLAFAYLAVGQAAANRNGAQTAADAAALAAAQDTRDQLAELWVLNVKDPTKWSDIFHGIAAGLTPSCWRAYDLAAQNDAGVDSCQQDGLRFTVGVRTDKTVGDSIVPGTENVRSKATASAEIDPLCTFEEPGEDAEDDVLPQLSCDAGNWTPDPDEPADLPKPQDLFRVHLVD; encoded by the coding sequence TTGAGGCCGCCGCGCGGGCGCGGTGACGCAGGGCAGGCTTTCCCCATCTACATCACGGTGGTGGCGGGCCTGCTCTTTCTCGCGTTCGCCTACCTCGCGGTCGGCCAGGCGGCGGCGAACCGCAACGGTGCGCAGACGGCGGCCGACGCGGCGGCGCTCGCGGCGGCCCAGGACACCAGGGACCAACTCGCCGAACTGTGGGTGCTGAACGTCAAGGATCCGACGAAGTGGTCGGACATCTTCCACGGCATCGCCGCCGGGCTCACCCCCTCGTGCTGGAGGGCGTACGACCTGGCGGCCCAGAACGACGCCGGCGTGGACAGCTGTCAGCAGGACGGACTGAGGTTCACGGTCGGCGTGCGGACCGACAAGACCGTCGGGGACTCCATTGTGCCCGGTACGGAGAACGTGCGGTCCAAGGCCACCGCGTCCGCCGAGATCGACCCTCTCTGCACCTTCGAAGAACCCGGCGAGGACGCGGAGGACGACGTGCTGCCACAACTCAGCTGCGACGCCGGTAACTGGACGCCGGATCCGGATGAGCCCGCGGATCTGCCGAAGCCTCAGGACCTCTTCCGTGTCCATCTGGTCGACTGA
- a CDS encoding dihydrofolate reductase family protein produces MRKIVLMMSVSLDGYIEGPGHDISWHRVDEELHRHMNDVVRGLGGLLSGRVTHELMAGFWPTFDSGPDVDPDGAMAEFAGIWREIPKYVYSRTLRNADRNTVIVREVVPDEVRALTRQPGGDLGLGGAGLAASFLEHGLVDEIRLYVHPVLIGRGKPLFPHADALTPLTLLESHTFGNGVVLLHYQRAGEEGVQAVGETPVA; encoded by the coding sequence ATGCGCAAGATCGTCCTGATGATGTCGGTGTCCCTCGACGGGTACATCGAAGGCCCTGGCCACGACATCTCCTGGCACCGCGTCGACGAGGAACTGCACCGGCACATGAACGACGTCGTCCGCGGACTGGGCGGCCTGCTTTCCGGACGGGTCACCCACGAGCTCATGGCCGGCTTCTGGCCCACGTTCGACTCCGGCCCCGACGTCGATCCGGACGGGGCCATGGCCGAGTTCGCCGGCATCTGGCGGGAGATCCCGAAGTACGTGTACTCCCGGACCCTGCGGAACGCCGACCGGAACACGGTGATCGTCCGGGAGGTCGTGCCCGACGAGGTCCGCGCCCTCACCCGGCAGCCGGGCGGGGACCTGGGGCTCGGCGGGGCCGGCCTCGCCGCGTCCTTCCTGGAGCACGGCCTCGTCGACGAGATCCGCCTGTACGTCCACCCCGTCCTCATCGGCCGCGGCAAACCCCTGTTCCCCCACGCCGACGCCCTGACGCCCCTCACCCTGCTCGAGTCCCACACCTTCGGCAACGGAGTCGTCCTGCTGCACTACCAGCGGGCGGGTGAAGAGGGTGTTCAGGCCGTCGGGGAAACGCCGGTCGCATAG
- the cpaB gene encoding Flp pilus assembly protein CpaB has protein sequence MNSRQRRGVILLILSIVCALGAFAGVLSVIDDVKSKVGPEVTAYELRSDVAPYAALNAGQFKKIEMPERWLSENAVTDLAAIRGKIAVTTLRKGSLLQSDMIVDQPALQPGQQEVAIMIDAATGVAGKITAGSSVNVYATFEGARDSDPDQSKIIVTNARVLDVGELTALEPDEKNRGQSPKDAVPITFALSTLDAQRITYAESFAKRVRLALVAPGGSATIPDKDRTYELATDK, from the coding sequence ATGAACTCCCGTCAGCGCCGCGGCGTGATTCTGCTCATCCTGTCGATCGTGTGCGCCCTCGGCGCCTTCGCCGGCGTCCTCTCCGTCATCGACGACGTGAAGTCCAAGGTCGGCCCGGAGGTCACCGCGTACGAGCTGCGTTCCGACGTCGCGCCCTACGCCGCCCTGAACGCGGGCCAGTTCAAGAAAATAGAGATGCCGGAGCGCTGGCTGTCCGAGAACGCCGTCACCGACCTCGCCGCCATCCGCGGCAAGATCGCCGTGACGACGCTGCGGAAGGGCTCCCTGCTGCAGAGCGACATGATCGTCGACCAGCCCGCCCTCCAGCCCGGTCAGCAGGAGGTCGCCATCATGATCGACGCGGCGACCGGCGTGGCCGGCAAGATCACCGCGGGTTCGTCCGTCAACGTCTACGCCACCTTCGAGGGCGCTCGCGACAGCGATCCCGACCAGTCGAAGATCATCGTCACCAACGCCCGGGTCCTCGACGTCGGCGAGCTGACCGCCCTCGAGCCGGACGAGAAGAACCGCGGCCAGTCGCCCAAGGACGCGGTGCCCATCACCTTCGCGCTGTCGACCCTCGACGCCCAGCGCATCACGTACGCCGAGTCGTTCGCCAAGCGCGTCCGCCTCGCCCTCGTCGCGCCCGGCGGCAGCGCCACGATCCCCGACAAGGACCGTACGTACGAACTCGCCACGGACAAGTGA
- a CDS encoding DUF5936 domain-containing protein yields the protein MELLLALVMGLAVWGAFAGIRMYRADAKLPPDLALALEVGATRTGAVDSLVDRLGMRYAPAVLRLMGPKQVARYRRKIDLAGNPGGLTIDRYAARRAVYGALGGFGGLVFLLQGRIVVALLLFAFAVFWTEVGIWAAIRIRKDVIERTLPDFLDVLAVVVSAGLGFRQALDRVASKYEGPWADEIRITLRQMDLGVSRRQAFAELRRRNDSEQVAMFVTALQQGEELGAPIVDTLVSIAKDMRRTDAQNARRKAARAVPRATLMITTFMVPATMLLLGAGLLLGSGTDFSPLTGD from the coding sequence ATGGAACTACTGCTCGCACTCGTCATGGGCCTCGCCGTCTGGGGCGCCTTCGCCGGCATCCGCATGTACCGGGCGGACGCCAAGCTTCCGCCGGACCTGGCCCTGGCCCTGGAGGTCGGCGCGACCCGCACCGGCGCGGTCGACTCCCTCGTGGACCGGCTCGGCATGCGGTACGCCCCGGCCGTACTGCGTCTGATGGGCCCCAAGCAGGTCGCCAGGTACCGCCGCAAGATCGACCTGGCGGGCAACCCGGGCGGGCTGACCATCGACCGCTATGCGGCGCGCCGCGCGGTGTACGGCGCTCTCGGCGGCTTCGGCGGACTCGTGTTCCTGCTGCAGGGCAGGATCGTCGTGGCCCTGCTGCTCTTCGCGTTCGCCGTGTTCTGGACCGAGGTCGGCATCTGGGCGGCCATCCGGATCCGCAAGGACGTGATCGAGCGGACGCTGCCCGACTTCCTGGACGTCCTCGCCGTCGTGGTGAGCGCCGGGCTGGGCTTCCGGCAGGCCCTCGACCGGGTCGCGTCCAAGTACGAGGGACCCTGGGCGGACGAGATCCGCATCACCCTGCGGCAGATGGACCTCGGGGTGAGCCGCCGGCAGGCCTTCGCCGAACTGCGCCGCCGCAACGACTCCGAGCAGGTGGCCATGTTCGTCACCGCGCTCCAGCAGGGCGAGGAACTGGGCGCGCCGATCGTGGACACGCTCGTGTCGATCGCCAAGGACATGCGCCGCACCGACGCCCAGAACGCCCGCCGCAAGGCCGCCCGGGCGGTCCCGAGGGCCACGCTGATGATCACCACGTTCATGGTCCCGGCGACGATGCTCCTGCTCGGCGCAGGCCTCCTCCTCGGCTCCGGCACGGACTTCAGCCCGCTCACGGGCGACTAG
- a CDS encoding response regulator has translation MPDPPAPPAAVQPLFPPPPRPAPVRVVVADDNPVVRAGLTALLSGREDITVVAEAADGREAYEAAARHRPDVVLLDVRMPGVDGLTALPHLARIARVVMLTYSHEAEIVQASLRGGAGGYLVHGEFTAEELASAVRDITRGRAHLTPTAATAVLAHLYTDATAHAETDPLPLFPVTSPNRLSQMQPLMGQSAGEHDGEPERARAREAGTRSRLSAREAEIMDLIASGMNNQQIAATCFISEKTVKNHINRIFAKLHSASRSEATATWLGTAPGAAHRGVG, from the coding sequence ATGCCGGACCCACCCGCACCCCCCGCCGCGGTACAGCCGCTCTTCCCGCCTCCTCCCCGTCCCGCCCCCGTGCGCGTCGTCGTGGCCGACGACAACCCGGTGGTCCGCGCGGGCCTGACCGCTCTGCTCTCCGGCCGGGAGGACATCACGGTCGTCGCGGAGGCGGCGGACGGCCGTGAGGCCTACGAGGCCGCGGCACGGCACCGCCCCGACGTCGTCCTCCTGGACGTCCGCATGCCCGGCGTCGACGGCCTCACGGCCCTTCCGCACCTGGCGCGGATCGCGCGGGTCGTGATGCTGACGTACAGCCACGAGGCCGAGATCGTCCAGGCTTCCCTGCGGGGCGGGGCGGGCGGATACCTGGTCCACGGGGAGTTCACCGCCGAGGAACTGGCGTCGGCGGTACGGGACATCACCCGGGGTCGCGCCCACCTCACTCCGACGGCGGCGACAGCGGTGCTGGCACACCTCTACACCGATGCGACTGCACACGCAGAAACGGACCCACTTCCCCTATTTCCAGTGACTTCACCAAACCGGCTTTCGCAGATGCAACCTCTTATGGGACAGTCGGCAGGGGAACACGACGGGGAACCGGAACGGGCACGGGCACGGGAAGCCGGCACGAGAAGCCGACTCAGCGCGAGGGAGGCGGAGATCATGGACCTGATCGCATCGGGCATGAACAACCAGCAGATCGCCGCCACTTGTTTCATCAGCGAGAAGACGGTCAAGAACCACATCAACCGCATCTTCGCGAAGCTCCACAGCGCCAGCCGTTCCGAAGCCACCGCCACATGGCTGGGCACGGCCCCCGGCGCCGCACACCGAGGGGTGGGCTGA
- a CDS encoding OmpA family protein has product MPRTRPLPSRLTLAVLAVAAVLVAPAPARADTPSVPPGTEPTASAPVDVDANDPDLKLPEGGTLAEPKVLDIKQVVEDETGDERREDTNADVTFALQAEVLFGKDSAKLGTEAKARITTIAAEIKKQNTTLVRVFGFTDNLGSSAHGDVLSKQRADAVQAELAGELNDPKITFEVRGYGEQYPISDNSTEAGRKKNRRVEVTFPRTTS; this is encoded by the coding sequence ATGCCCCGCACCCGCCCCCTCCCGTCCCGTCTCACCCTCGCCGTCCTCGCGGTGGCCGCTGTGCTCGTCGCCCCCGCCCCGGCCCGGGCCGACACCCCGAGCGTCCCGCCGGGCACCGAACCCACCGCGTCCGCCCCGGTGGACGTCGATGCCAACGACCCCGATCTCAAGCTCCCCGAGGGCGGCACGCTCGCCGAGCCCAAGGTGCTCGACATCAAGCAGGTCGTCGAGGACGAGACGGGCGACGAACGCCGGGAGGACACCAACGCCGACGTGACGTTCGCGCTCCAGGCGGAAGTCCTCTTCGGCAAGGACAGCGCGAAGCTCGGCACGGAGGCGAAGGCACGCATCACCACGATCGCCGCCGAGATCAAGAAGCAGAACACCACCCTGGTCCGGGTCTTCGGGTTCACCGACAACCTGGGCTCCTCCGCGCACGGCGACGTCCTGTCCAAGCAGCGGGCGGACGCCGTCCAGGCGGAACTCGCGGGCGAGTTGAACGACCCGAAGATCACTTTCGAGGTGCGCGGCTACGGCGAGCAGTACCCGATCTCCGACAACTCGACCGAGGCCGGCCGCAAGAAGAACCGCCGCGTGGAGGTCACGTTCCCCCGCACGACGAGCTGA